Below is a genomic region from Acidobacteriota bacterium.
AGTGTATTTTGGAAAGTGTTTGTCAGAAGATCGGTGTATAGCCTCTGAACAGGGCTAAGGGCTTGGGGCTACTGAAGGGATGAGGGATGAAGGATGAGGGATGAAATAAAACCAATTCCTCTTTGAAAAAGAACAAATAGCTAAACTCTATTTTAATCAATGACTTAAAGGAGTCTCTGAATGCGTCTCAATTTTCCCGAATCGTGGCACACCGTGCTGTCCGATGAATTTGAAAAACCATATTTCACCAAACTCAAATCATTTCTTGAAACCGAACGGGCCAATCACACTATTTTTCCGCCCGAGGATGATGTTTTTTCAGCTTTTTCATTAACTCCCTATGATGAGGTCCGCGTGTTCTTGCTCGGGCAGGATCCGTACCACGATGACAACCAGGCGCATGGATTGTGTTTTTCGGTCCGGCCTGGGATTAAGCCTCCGCCATCGCTGGTCAATATGTACAAAGAACTGAAAGAAGACCTCGGTCACAGCATTCCCAACCACGGCTATCTCGTTCCCTGGGCCAAACAGGGAATGTTGATGCTCAACGCCGTCCTCACCGTGCGGGCCCATTCGCCAAATTCGCATAAAGATCAAGGCTGGGAACAATTTACTGATGCGGTCATTCGCAAGGTAAATGACAAAACAGAGCCGGTGGTTTTTGTGCTGTGGGGCGGCTACGCGCAAAAGAAAGCCAAATTGATTGATGGCAATCGTCACAAAGTCATTCAAACCGCGCATCCATCACCACTTTCAGCGCGCAACGGCTTTTTCGGCAGCAAACCTTATTCAAAAATTAACGAGTTGCTGCGTGAAGCTGGCCACCCTGAAATCAACTGGAAACTGGAAAACCTTTAGAATGATACCAGTCAGTAGTCAGTAGTCAGTAGTTGATAAGTCAGTAGTCAGTAGACCAACCCCAGATATTTCAGTCTACAAAGATCTTGAAAAGAACTCTTTACAAATAACTCAAAAAGAACCAGATACACTTGACACAAGCCCCAAATCCCAACACTTGACTACTGACTACTGACTACTGACTACTGACTACTGACTACTGACTACTGACTACTGACTACTGACTACTGACTACTAACTACTGACTACTGACTACTGACTACAAGTATGAAGCCGAACAGAAGGCGAAACGGACGGAAAAACAGGCAGATCCAGAATCACAACCAGACCCAGCCGCTCAGGCCAAACGCGCAGCCCAACGCGAAGCCAAAGTGGCTGCCGGGATGAAGGAGCTGGAATTGTGGTTGAGCGACCAGATGCGGCACGGGTTGGCGGCGCTTCAGCGGGAAGGGTACACATATTGGGACACGCCAGCGGCACGGATGGTTGATGCCCAGTCACCTGGTATCGCCCGGATTCTGCGTGATATGGCTGGCCTTGCTTCTTCTGGGTCAGGCTGGGAATCGCGAATGCTGGAACAATTTGGACGCCTTCAGTTACTCCTTGAAGGCTACAAACGATTGGAAACCTTGCCACAACCCGTCCAGGCTGATATTCGCAGCCGGATTGGCTGGACGCAAAATCAAGACGAATTACTTGCCCAACCGGGCATCACCGACACCTGGGCGGTGCTTGGCCAGCGGGTTGAAGAAGATGACCGCTTGCGGGTGCAACGCACCTGGCTGACTGGTCAGACCACTGGAAAGCGGGCATTGATTTTGGATTTTTCGGCTCATTCGAGTCAGCCGCTTGATAAAAGCCTGGTGCCAAATACCTGCCTTGACGCTGAACTGGTATTTTATCCAGGGAATTTCCCACTCCGGGCGCTGGTCAAGCAGCGACTTCAGTCACCAACCGCGCTGGCTGAAATTCCATCCGCGACTGATATTGCGGCTGAGGTTGCCGTCTACGCCCAGGGACTGGCCGCCAATCCCTGGTTAGAATTATTTCCAATGATGGTGTCAGCCGTTGTTCCAGTGCCGAAAAAAAACGATACATGGTTTTTGTGTGATGTTCACGGACAGTCTTTACCGGTGGCGAGAAAATTCTCTTTTGGCTGGCATCTTTTGGCTCTGAGTGGCGGCCATCCCTGTCAGGTCTTTGGCGAATGGAACGGACGTGAATTTTTGCCCATCAGCCTCTGGGTTGATGGCACCTTTGTGCACTTTGACCTCGCTCAAGTGTAGCGAAGCAAAAGGGACAAAAATCGAAAACCCTGACCCCTGCCCTTGCCCCAAATTTCAGGCCGTAAACGACCTGCCTCAATTCAACCACCGCTCCGCGGTGAAAACCCTGAACCCTGAACCCTGAACCCTAAAATATGCAACTTTGGGATGATCTTGTCAGCACGGCTCTGGTCGGAACTGACCGCCAATCGGTAGAGTTACCGTCTGGAGCTTCACCTTTGATGGAGCTTCTCAGGGGGCTTGAGGGCAAAGCGCCTGCCCAGAAACTTCTGGCGGCGGCTGGAACGGTGGCCTGGTATCGTCAGGTTGGGCAACTCCCCAGCCGTGAATCTGAATCATCGGTAACCCTTTGTGAACCGGATGAATTGCCTGTCTGTAGCTATCGGGCTGGTGAGCAGCTCCTGGCAATGCTCGGCGGTCAGCACAGCGAAGTTTTACCTGAGTGGCTGTCATTGATGACCACGCACGGAAAACGTGTTCCACCACGTCATCTTCCGGCGTTGCTTGAGTATGGTCGCCAGCATCAGGAATTGCGCGATGCAATATTGCCGGTTCTCGGGAAGCGTGGAATATGGTTGGCCGGGTATAACCCAAACTGGAGCTATGTGTTAGACCGAAGTGAGAGCCAGCCCGATGAACAAATTTGGGAAACCGGAAATCGCGAAGCTCGCCAGGTCGTGCTCCAACGCCTGCGAGCCAAAGACCCGGCCAAAGCACGCAAACTGGTGGCGTCAAGCTGGGCACAGGATCCAGCCGAACAACGTGCCCTCTGGCTGGCAACTTTTGAAACCGGGCTGAGTTTGGACGATGAACCGCTTCTGGAATCCGCCCTTGATGACCGCCGCAAAGAAGTGCGTGTCAACGCCGCCGAACTGCTGCAACGACTTTCAGGTTCGCAGTTGCAACAGCGGATGCTGGATCGGGTGCGACCGCTGATTTCCATTCAGCGTGAAGACAAACCAAAACTTCAAGTAACTTTACCCCAGGAATGCGACAAGGCGATGATTCGCGATGGGATTGAACCCAAACCGCCGCATTCCCAGATTGGGGAAAAAGCCTGGTGGCTGGGGCAGATGCTCAAAAGCGTGCCGCCCGCCTTGTGGTGTCAAACACTGGCTGTTTCACCAGAAGTTTTGCTCTTACTGGCGAAAAAATCAGACTGGGAAGACCTTTTGATCGAAGGCTGGCTGGTTGCCGCAACCCGACACCGGGATGCCCGATGGACAGCGACTTTGTTTGATCAGGCAGGGAAGTTGCCACAGAAATGGAACTACCTGTTAACTGAGCTTTTGAGGACACTCACGCCAGCTTTCCGCGAACAGTATGTCACTGAGCGGCTGAGGTCTAGTAATGAAGCCTTACAAGGTTCAGGCTTTCTGTTTGATGTTCTCAGAAATTGTGATCACGCCTGGAATCCAGAACTTTCAGCCAGTTTCGTCCGGTGTCTGAGAGCAACTGTTGCCACAAAGCCAAATCATCGGGATTGGGGACTGGTGCACGAACTCAGCTCATTTGTCGTGCGAATATCACCCGATTGTCTGGCTGAAACCGTGCGGGACTGGCCTGCTGATCGAACTGAACTGGGCGGGTGGGGTGATGCCATCGAACGATTTCTGGCCGTTGCCCAATTTCGTCTGGAAATGCACCAGGAAATGAACTTATTGTGAGTTTTCCTGGTGTGGGATCTTGATTGTGTTCGGGGGGAAAAATATGGAAATCACGGTTGAAGCAATCTATGAAGCAGGTGTTTTGAAACTCCTTCATCCGTTACCTCAGCTCAGAGAACACGAAAAAGTTCAGCTTGTGATCCAAACGACCACGCAAAATGACCGTGATCGTGCAACAGAGGTTCTCCGTCAGGCAGGATTATTGGCTGAACCTGGCCCTGGGACGAAAGAGCGGGCGACTCGTTCAGTCGCATCACTGGCTGAGGTCCAGCAAGCATTTTCCAGGTCGAGTGGTAAGCCGCTGAGTGAGATTGTGATTGAGCAGCGGGGACCAAAAGAATGAGCCTTTCAGCCCTCAGCCCCAAACCCATTTTCTTCAGCCCGTTTTCTTCAGCCCTAATTCCTTAGAGGAGATACCTATCCATGACGACTCTGCTGCGCGAGCACGCTGAACAGCAATTTGCCGAAGAACTCCACGAACTCCAGAAAGCCGACAAACATCAACGACCACCCAACTGGAAGCTTTCTCCCTGGGCAGTGATGATGTATTTGCTCGGCGGGAAACTGGAAGATGGCTTCGAGATTTCTCCGAAATACATCGGCCAGCGGCGCATTATCGAGATTGCAATTGCGACGTTGACGACTGACCGGGCGCTGCTGCTGATTGGTGTGCCGGGAACTGCCAAATCATGGGTTTCAGAGCATTTAACGGCTGCCATTTCGGGTGATTCGACTCTGTTGATTCAGGGCACGGCGGGAACGGGCGAAGAAGCTATCCGCTATGGCTGGAACTATGCGAAATTGCTGGCCGACGGGCCGTCAATGGGTGCACTGGTTCCCAGCCCGGTGATGCGCGGGATGAAGGACGGCAAAGTGGTGCGACTGGAAGAATTAACTCGTGTTCCGTCTGATGTGCAGGACACGCTGATTACGATTCTTTCGGAAAAGACGCTGCCGATTCCCGAACTCAATTCAGAAATTCAAGCTCGTAAAGGGTTTACCGTGATTGCCACGGCAAATGACCGTGATCGTGGTGTGAATGAGCTTTCCAGCGCTTTAAAACGGCGGTTTAACACCGTGGTCCTTCCGCTTCCGGCGACAGTGGATGAAGAAGTGGATATTGTCGAACGTCGTGTTGCCAGCATGGGACGCGCCCTGGAATTGCCGGCTGAACCTCCGGCGCTGGAAGAAATCCGCCGCGTCGTGACGATTTTCCGCGAACTCCGCAACGGTGTGACCACCGATGGAAAATCAAAGTTGAAAACACCAAGCTCGACCTTGAGCACCGCCGAAGCCATTTCCGTCGTCAACAACGGCCTGGCCCTGGCCGCGCATTTCGGAGACGGGCAAATGAACGCCCACGACGTTGCCGCCGGGCTGATTGGCGCCGTGGTGAAGGATCCGGTTCAGGATAAAGTGGTCTGGCACGAATACCTGGAAACCGTGGTCAAAGAACGCGACGGCTGGAAAGACCTCTATCGCGCCTGCCGCGAAGTCAGCTAGAGGATAGAGGATAGAGGATAGGGGATAGAGGATAGGGGATAGGGGATAGAGGATAGGGGATAGAGGTATGAGTATTCAAAATTTTCGAGACTTGCGTGTTTGGCAAATTGGAATGGATCTAGTTGAACAGATTTACCGGCTAACAGAAGGTTTTCCATCCAGAGAAATGTATGGGTTGACTGATCAATTGCGAAGAGCTGCCGTTTCAATTCCCTCAAACATTGCAGAAGGACACACCCGAGAATCAAGCAAAGAATTCCTGTATCATTTATCCATCGCTCAGGCTTCACTGGCTGAGGTTCAAACGCAAATTGAGATAGCAAAACGCCTTAACTATCTTTCACAACAACAAACAGATAAAGTTTTAGAGCACTCTATACAATTGAGTAAGCAACTTTTTGCACTACGAAATGCTTTGATCAAGCGAGGCCAATAATGGCTAAACCCAAATTGCCCCAATCTCTATTTCCCAACCCCCAACCCCCAACCCCTAACCCCTGTCCCCCAACCCCTAACCCCTGTCCCCCAACCCCTAACCCCTGTCCCCCAACCCCTAACCCCTGTCCCCTAACCCCCAACCCCCAGATCCTCGGCATTCGACATCACGGACCGGGTTCGGCGCGGAGCGTGCGGCAGGCGCTCGAAGCTATGCAGCCGGATGTGATCCTGGTCGAAGGGCCTCCGGATGGTGATGGTGTATTGCCGTTGCTTACCCACGCTGAGATGAAGCCACCGGTGGCACTTCTGATTTATGCCGTGGATGACCCAAAGCAGGCCGTGTTTTATCCATTTGCCGTGTTTTCTCCGGAGTGGCAGGCGATTCAATTTGGATTAAAAC
It encodes:
- the ung gene encoding uracil-DNA glycosylase — protein: MRLNFPESWHTVLSDEFEKPYFTKLKSFLETERANHTIFPPEDDVFSAFSLTPYDEVRVFLLGQDPYHDDNQAHGLCFSVRPGIKPPPSLVNMYKELKEDLGHSIPNHGYLVPWAKQGMLMLNAVLTVRAHSPNSHKDQGWEQFTDAVIRKVNDKTEPVVFVLWGGYAQKKAKLIDGNRHKVIQTAHPSPLSARNGFFGSKPYSKINELLREAGHPEINWKLENL
- a CDS encoding antitoxin family protein — encoded protein: MEITVEAIYEAGVLKLLHPLPQLREHEKVQLVIQTTTQNDRDRATEVLRQAGLLAEPGPGTKERATRSVASLAEVQQAFSRSSGKPLSEIVIEQRGPKE
- a CDS encoding AAA family ATPase, producing MTTLLREHAEQQFAEELHELQKADKHQRPPNWKLSPWAVMMYLLGGKLEDGFEISPKYIGQRRIIEIAIATLTTDRALLLIGVPGTAKSWVSEHLTAAISGDSTLLIQGTAGTGEEAIRYGWNYAKLLADGPSMGALVPSPVMRGMKDGKVVRLEELTRVPSDVQDTLITILSEKTLPIPELNSEIQARKGFTVIATANDRDRGVNELSSALKRRFNTVVLPLPATVDEEVDIVERRVASMGRALELPAEPPALEEIRRVVTIFRELRNGVTTDGKSKLKTPSSTLSTAEAISVVNNGLALAAHFGDGQMNAHDVAAGLIGAVVKDPVQDKVVWHEYLETVVKERDGWKDLYRACREVS
- a CDS encoding four helix bundle protein, whose protein sequence is MQNFRDLRVWQIGMDLVEQIYRLTEGFPSREMYGLTDQLRRAAVSIPSNIAEGHTRESSKEFLYHLSIAQASLAEVQTQIEIAKRLNYLSQQQTDKVLEHSIQLSKQLFALRNALIKRGQ